Genomic segment of Terriglobia bacterium:
TCACGGCACTCTTGCGCTCCGCACTCTGGCGCCGCTGAGCCTCATGCTGATCGGCGCCGCGCTCTCAGGAACTCTGTTTGTGCCGGCACTTCTGCCGTGGATCCCATTTCGCTCTTTCGCCTTGAAAGGCTGGTTGCTCGGGATGCTTTGGGCGGTGGCTGCCGGCATGATCTACGATGTCGGGCCGGCCAATTTCGCAGGCATCCTTCTTCTCCTCCCGGCAATCAGCGCATTCCTTGCGTTGAATTTCACCGGGTCCACGACGTTCACGTCGCAGACGGGAGTGAACAAGGAGATCCGGCTGTTCGCCCGGCCGATCGCCCTTTCTGCGATCCTGGGAATCGCGCTGATGGTCTTTTGAGAATGCAACCATGACTGGCAGGGCCGGAGGTGATTTCATGCCAATGAGATACTTGCGCAACGTGGCTACCATCAAGATCGAGGCCGAAAAGTGCATCGGTTGTGATATCTGCATGAGCGTGTGTCCTCATAACGTGATCGAGCTGAGGGCTCGAAAGGCGGTCGTCCGTGATCGGGATGCCTGCATGGAGTGTGGAGCCTGCATGATCAACTGCCCGGTCGGGGCGGTGGAAGTCCAGGCGGGAGTGGGATGCGCCTATGCGATCTTCCGCGGAATGATTCAGGGCAGCTCTCCCCAATGCGGCTGCGGCAGTTAGCCGCGAGACCGGACGGAAGCATATTCTCACTGTTGGATTCCGGAGGAGTTCGACAGCTGCGGTGAGGTCGTTTGACTCACGACCACGGAGATCGGGAGTTTGAAGCATGCCGATAGACTCATACCGTTTCCTCAACTTTGCGACCCGTCAGATAATCAAGGCCTGGGTCAACCGCGAGTCACGGAAGACCCGTTCCATACCGTGGGCGCCGATAACGAAACCGCTGTCTCAATTGAATCTCAGATAATATAGTGACTGCGTACCATGGAAGGAGTGGCCACTGGATGAATATCAAATACCGGTATCACCATCTGGGCATCCCTACCCGGAAGAATGTCCCGGGAATGATGGAA
This window contains:
- a CDS encoding 4Fe-4S binding protein, whose product is MPMRYLRNVATIKIEAEKCIGCDICMSVCPHNVIELRARKAVVRDRDACMECGACMINCPVGAVEVQAGVGCAYAIFRGMIQGSSPQCGCGS